One region of Mesobacillus boroniphilus genomic DNA includes:
- the sda gene encoding sporulation histidine kinase inhibitor Sda, translating into MKIMSNEQLVVSYRDALKSENDKEWAKILKTEISKRGLRPFKNR; encoded by the coding sequence ATGAAAATTATGAGCAATGAACAGTTGGTGGTCTCGTATCGTGATGCATTAAAGTCGGAAAATGATAAAGAATGGGCAAAAATTTTAAAAACAGAAATATCCAAAAGAGGACTAAGGCCATTTAAAAATCGTTAA
- a CDS encoding nuclease-related domain-containing protein → MLLKARTEPMELIALRHLNRRMELSSQEKFHLWTMEKGYTGEVIFDRMTENLAEERYIIDDLLLQVNNSYFQLDKVIIAQDGVYLIDIKYHEGDYYLEGDKLYSVHSGREYKNPVIQLTRSETLFRQLLQNLKMNHLVRASVVFNNPEFTLYQAPMDQPIILPTQVKRFIKELNSTPSKLDENHKKLAQTLLSIHQMKNPFATLPKYQYEQLEKGMHCGQCESLNTEIGDFDLVCGKCGTYERIEKAIVRHIEEIKVLFPEKKITTQTVYEWCNRKVSRRTFLRVLKKNYRAVGKTKDAYFE, encoded by the coding sequence ATGCTACTAAAAGCACGCACCGAACCAATGGAATTAATCGCATTGCGGCATTTAAACAGAAGAATGGAGTTATCTTCGCAGGAAAAGTTCCATCTTTGGACTATGGAAAAGGGTTATACTGGAGAAGTGATATTCGACCGGATGACTGAAAATCTAGCAGAAGAAAGGTATATCATCGACGACCTCCTTCTTCAAGTGAATAACTCTTACTTCCAGCTGGATAAAGTAATCATTGCGCAGGATGGAGTTTATCTTATCGATATCAAATATCACGAAGGCGATTACTATCTCGAAGGGGACAAATTATATTCCGTCCATAGTGGTCGAGAGTACAAAAACCCCGTCATTCAATTGACACGGAGCGAAACTCTTTTCCGGCAACTGCTCCAAAACCTCAAAATGAATCACCTAGTCCGTGCCTCCGTCGTCTTCAACAATCCTGAATTCACCCTCTACCAGGCCCCGATGGATCAACCGATCATTTTACCAACACAAGTTAAGCGGTTCATAAAAGAATTAAACAGCACTCCCTCTAAATTGGATGAAAACCACAAGAAACTCGCCCAAACATTGCTTTCAATACATCAGATGAAAAATCCATTTGCCACCTTGCCTAAGTACCAATATGAACAACTCGAAAAGGGAATGCATTGCGGGCAATGCGAATCTTTGAATACCGAAATCGGTGATTTCGACCTGGTTTGCGGAAAATGCGGTACCTATGAAAGAATCGAAAAGGCGATCGTGCGGCATATAGAGGAAATCAAGGTGCTGTTTCCTGAAAAGAAGATTACCACCCAAACCGTTTATGAGTGGTGTAATCGGAAGGTGAGTAGGAGGACGTTTTTGAGGGTTTTAAAAAAGAACTATAGAGCAGTTGGAAAGACCAAGGATGCTTATTTTGAGTGA
- the odhB gene encoding 2-oxoglutarate dehydrogenase complex dihydrolipoyllysine-residue succinyltransferase produces MAEIKVPELAESITEGTIAQWLKKKGDQVEKGEYIVELETDKVNVEIISDYDGVLTELLAEEGDTVKVGEAIAIVGEQQAVDNGRNDSAQADAGRETESPDEPVKHENGSVEGQKTGISASVDQSNTDGAPERIIASPAARKLAREKGIDLSQVASQDPLGRVRKQDVEAYTPQQKNTQKPPNEKAAAPKSAPSGNADDDSRVERIKMSRRRQTIANRLVEVQQTAAMLTTFNEVDMTAVMELRKKWKDRFYEENDVRLGFMSFFTKAVVAALKKTPYLNAEIQGDEIVLKKFYDIGVAVAADEGLVVPVIRDADRKNFAEIESDINELAEKARTNKLSLKDLQGGSFTITNGGVFGSLLSTPIINGPQVGILGMHTIQLRPVAIDKERMENRPMMYIALSYDHRIVDGKEAVTFLKRIKELMEDPESLLLQG; encoded by the coding sequence ATGGCAGAGATTAAAGTTCCTGAATTGGCCGAATCAATCACCGAGGGAACGATTGCCCAATGGCTGAAAAAAAAGGGTGATCAAGTCGAGAAAGGTGAATATATCGTTGAACTGGAAACCGATAAAGTTAATGTTGAAATTATCTCTGACTATGATGGAGTATTAACTGAGCTCCTCGCTGAAGAAGGGGATACAGTGAAGGTTGGGGAAGCAATCGCAATTGTTGGAGAACAACAGGCTGTTGATAATGGCAGGAATGATTCTGCCCAAGCGGACGCAGGCAGGGAAACCGAGTCACCTGATGAACCTGTCAAGCATGAAAATGGGTCGGTCGAAGGACAAAAGACCGGAATCAGCGCATCCGTAGATCAATCCAATACTGACGGAGCGCCGGAGCGGATCATCGCTTCCCCTGCAGCAAGAAAGCTGGCAAGGGAAAAGGGCATTGATTTGAGCCAGGTAGCTTCTCAGGACCCGCTTGGCAGAGTAAGGAAACAGGATGTGGAGGCATATACTCCTCAGCAGAAAAATACTCAAAAGCCGCCTAATGAAAAAGCAGCAGCGCCAAAGTCTGCTCCTTCCGGAAACGCAGATGATGACAGCCGGGTCGAGCGTATCAAGATGTCACGTAGACGCCAGACTATCGCAAACAGGCTGGTCGAAGTTCAACAGACAGCGGCGATGCTTACGACATTCAATGAAGTTGATATGACGGCCGTTATGGAATTGAGAAAGAAATGGAAAGACCGCTTCTATGAGGAGAATGATGTTCGCTTAGGATTTATGTCATTTTTCACGAAGGCAGTTGTGGCAGCATTGAAAAAGACTCCTTACTTGAATGCTGAAATCCAGGGAGATGAAATCGTCCTCAAAAAGTTTTATGACATAGGAGTCGCTGTCGCTGCTGATGAAGGACTAGTTGTCCCAGTCATCAGGGATGCCGACAGAAAAAACTTTGCCGAAATTGAAAGTGATATAAACGAATTGGCTGAAAAGGCCCGCACAAACAAACTTTCCTTGAAGGACCTTCAGGGAGGAAGCTTTACAATCACCAATGGAGGCGTATTTGGATCACTGCTCTCAACACCGATCATCAATGGTCCGCAGGTAGGGATTCTCGGAATGCATACAATCCAGCTGCGTCCCGTTGCCATCGATAAAGAACGGATGGAAAACAGGCCGATGATGTACATCGCACTATCTTATGACCACCGGATTGTTGATGGAAAGGAAGCCGTCACTTTCTTAAAACGAATTAAAGAACTGATGGAAGACCCAGAATCATTGCTGTTACAGGGTTAA
- the sucA gene encoding 2-oxoglutarate dehydrogenase E1 component has protein sequence MKKPVSGNRAIWPGFHGPNQGYVDELYEMFLQDPNSVDADIKEYFEQHSKIQSIASQESNEVIPAGKAAGSPVKIAAALRYADYIRSYGHLSANIYPLQSGSEDPQLEDYEKWGLNEADLTEIPVELICPSAPSSIKNGKDAFQFLKKVYSDTIAYEFEHVNEMAEKEWLRKRVESGELIPDVETERKIGLYERLTEVENFEKYLHRTFVGQKRFSIEGLDSMVPLLDEVIAGAVNNGVETINIGMAHRGRLNVLAHVLGKPYEMIFAEFQHAPNKELVPSEGSIGINFGWTGDVKYHLGLDRKIKSDNTANARLTLANNPSHLEFAGAVVEGFTRAAQDDRIEPGYAKYDPVKAMAILIHGDAAFPGQGIVAETLNLSRLHGYKTGGTIHVIANNTIGFTTESMDSRSTRYASDLAKGYEIPIIHVNADDPEACLMAARLAFEYRKTFGKDFLIDLIGYRRFGHNEMDEPMTTNPELYVLVHKHPTVKKIYGNKLVDQGAMSEETRTEIEQRVSTRLTEAYEKVPKKEKEVTNEPDIPEVVEMGIPQIETGVPIEVLSKINADLLNWPEGFNVFNKLEKILQRRKDAFSADGKIDWGLAETLAFASIIKDGIPVRLTGQDSERGTFAQRNLVLHDSETGEQFSPLHILPDARASFSIHNSPLSEAAVVGFEYGYNVFAPETLVLWEAQYGDFANAAQVLFDQFVAAGRAKWGQKSGLVMLLPHGYEGQGPEHSSGRVERFLTLAAENNWTVANLSSAAQYFHILRRQAAILKQEAVRPLVLMTPKSLLRNTTVAADPHQLAEGSFKPIIEQPGLGGQTEKVERVVLCTGKVSIDIAEKIQPEEHGWLHVLRIEEIYPFPLELLKEMFGRYTNLKEIVWVQEEPKNMGAWTFVEPRINEAAPKGIEASYIGRRRRSSPAEGDPNIHKLEQARIVSDALTRKNGGGNQNGRD, from the coding sequence GTGAAAAAGCCAGTTTCAGGAAACAGAGCAATATGGCCGGGATTTCATGGTCCAAACCAAGGGTATGTCGATGAATTATATGAAATGTTCCTTCAAGATCCTAATTCCGTTGATGCTGATATCAAGGAATATTTTGAACAGCATTCTAAGATTCAATCTATAGCATCACAAGAGAGTAATGAAGTGATTCCTGCTGGAAAGGCAGCAGGGTCTCCGGTAAAAATAGCAGCTGCATTAAGATATGCTGATTATATTCGTTCTTACGGCCATTTATCTGCAAATATTTATCCCTTGCAGTCTGGCAGCGAAGATCCACAACTTGAGGACTATGAGAAATGGGGACTGAATGAAGCTGATTTGACGGAAATTCCAGTAGAGCTTATTTGTCCGAGTGCCCCATCTTCTATTAAGAATGGGAAAGATGCTTTTCAATTTCTTAAAAAAGTTTACTCCGATACGATTGCGTATGAATTTGAACATGTAAATGAAATGGCTGAAAAAGAATGGCTAAGGAAGAGGGTTGAGTCTGGTGAACTAATTCCTGATGTCGAAACGGAAAGAAAAATCGGTTTATACGAACGTCTTACAGAGGTCGAAAATTTTGAAAAGTATTTGCACCGGACTTTCGTTGGGCAAAAGAGGTTTTCCATCGAAGGCCTGGATTCGATGGTGCCCCTTCTTGATGAAGTCATTGCTGGGGCAGTGAATAATGGTGTTGAAACGATAAATATTGGAATGGCCCACAGGGGGAGACTCAATGTCCTTGCCCATGTTCTGGGTAAGCCGTATGAAATGATTTTTGCTGAATTCCAGCATGCACCAAACAAAGAACTGGTCCCATCAGAAGGATCAATCGGGATTAATTTCGGCTGGACTGGCGATGTTAAATATCACCTTGGTCTTGATCGGAAAATAAAGTCGGACAACACAGCAAACGCCAGACTGACACTGGCCAATAACCCGAGCCACCTGGAGTTTGCAGGTGCAGTGGTAGAGGGCTTTACCCGCGCTGCACAGGATGACAGGATCGAACCCGGTTACGCTAAATATGATCCGGTGAAAGCAATGGCCATCCTGATCCATGGTGATGCTGCATTCCCGGGGCAGGGAATTGTGGCTGAAACGTTGAACCTGAGCCGGTTGCATGGATATAAAACTGGCGGAACGATTCATGTCATCGCTAACAACACGATTGGATTCACGACCGAATCAATGGATTCACGCTCCACTCGTTATGCCAGTGACCTTGCGAAGGGATATGAAATTCCAATTATTCACGTAAATGCTGATGACCCGGAGGCATGCTTGATGGCAGCCAGGCTGGCATTTGAGTACAGAAAGACCTTCGGAAAGGATTTCTTGATAGACCTAATTGGGTACCGACGATTTGGCCATAACGAAATGGATGAGCCAATGACCACTAATCCTGAATTGTATGTGCTTGTCCACAAACATCCGACAGTGAAGAAAATCTATGGAAATAAGCTCGTTGACCAAGGTGCCATGTCAGAAGAGACAAGAACCGAGATTGAGCAAAGAGTCTCGACCAGGCTGACAGAAGCATACGAAAAGGTTCCAAAAAAAGAAAAGGAAGTAACCAACGAACCTGATATCCCGGAAGTAGTGGAAATGGGAATACCACAGATAGAAACTGGAGTGCCAATTGAGGTATTAAGTAAAATAAATGCGGATCTCCTTAACTGGCCTGAAGGATTCAATGTCTTCAATAAACTAGAGAAAATCCTCCAAAGAAGGAAAGATGCCTTTTCTGCGGACGGTAAAATAGACTGGGGCCTGGCGGAAACTTTAGCGTTTGCTTCCATCATTAAAGATGGCATACCAGTCAGACTTACTGGACAGGATTCTGAGAGAGGAACCTTTGCGCAGAGAAACCTGGTTTTGCATGATAGTGAAACTGGAGAGCAATTCTCACCTCTCCATATTTTGCCTGATGCAAGAGCGTCCTTCTCCATTCATAACAGCCCGCTCTCTGAAGCAGCTGTAGTGGGTTTTGAATATGGTTATAATGTATTCGCCCCAGAAACTTTAGTCCTTTGGGAAGCGCAATATGGGGATTTTGCAAATGCTGCTCAGGTCTTGTTCGACCAGTTTGTGGCGGCTGGCAGAGCGAAATGGGGACAAAAATCAGGACTGGTCATGCTTCTGCCTCATGGATATGAAGGCCAGGGGCCAGAGCATTCAAGCGGAAGAGTAGAAAGATTTTTAACACTTGCCGCTGAAAATAACTGGACTGTTGCAAACCTTTCCTCCGCGGCTCAATATTTCCATATCCTTAGAAGACAGGCGGCGATTTTAAAGCAGGAAGCAGTCCGACCTCTAGTGTTGATGACACCTAAGAGCCTGCTGAGAAATACCACGGTTGCAGCGGACCCACACCAATTGGCCGAAGGCAGCTTCAAGCCGATCATAGAACAGCCAGGGCTTGGAGGGCAGACAGAAAAAGTAGAGCGAGTGGTTTTGTGCACTGGAAAAGTGAGCATAGACATCGCTGAAAAGATACAACCGGAAGAGCATGGATGGCTGCATGTATTAAGAATCGAGGAAATCTATCCTTTCCCGCTTGAACTATTAAAAGAAATGTTTGGTCGTTATACGAACTTAAAAGAAATTGTCTGGGTTCAAGAAGAACCAAAGAATATGGGTGCATGGACCTTTGTTGAGCCGAGAATCAATGAAGCTGCCCCGAAAGGGATAGAAGCTTCCTATATTGGCAGGAGAAGACGTTCAAGCCCGGCAGAGGGAGATCCAAACATCCACAAGTTGGAGCAGGCAAGAATTGTAAGTGATGCACTGACAAGGAAAAATGGAGGAGGAAATCAAAATGGCAGAGATTAA
- the mnmH gene encoding tRNA 2-selenouridine(34) synthase MnmH, which yields MKDISVQELISSKEFIPVDVRAPIEHRDSAIPGSVNIPLFTDEERQEIGTLYKQSGEEAAKWRAMEIVSPKLPRLLGEIKDLKKTGAEPVIHCWRGGMRSKSVASFLEYAGIPALRLEGGYRAYREYILERIPQLLPEKAIVLHGMTGTGKTDILQALQEKGYPVVDLEQMANHRGSIFGMIGMGEAHNQKIFDALLFERLNEIKDSNYFIIEAESKRIGRAAQPVEMLEKKVNGIHYLVKSSISRRVERIYIEYVQPFMGEAWFEEAVREKVSKLIKRINHEVSPSLAIALEEKNYKELIEILLVHYYDPRYNHALLDYEGPFNEIDADDSDVIKNIEKEIQNTFSDSTAV from the coding sequence ATGAAAGACATATCAGTACAAGAATTAATCAGCTCAAAAGAATTTATACCAGTCGATGTCAGGGCGCCAATCGAGCATCGTGATTCGGCAATACCCGGGTCGGTCAATATACCATTATTCACAGATGAGGAAAGACAGGAAATAGGCACACTTTATAAGCAATCCGGTGAAGAAGCGGCCAAATGGCGGGCAATGGAAATTGTTTCTCCTAAGCTTCCACGCTTGCTTGGCGAGATAAAGGACCTCAAGAAGACAGGTGCTGAACCTGTGATTCATTGCTGGAGAGGCGGGATGAGGAGCAAGTCTGTTGCCTCCTTCCTGGAATACGCAGGAATACCTGCATTGCGACTGGAGGGCGGTTATCGGGCATACAGGGAATATATTTTGGAAAGAATTCCTCAATTGCTGCCTGAAAAGGCCATTGTTTTGCATGGAATGACAGGTACTGGCAAAACGGACATATTGCAGGCTCTCCAGGAAAAGGGATACCCTGTTGTCGATCTGGAACAAATGGCAAACCATAGAGGATCCATTTTTGGAATGATTGGCATGGGAGAGGCACACAATCAAAAAATATTTGATGCTTTGTTATTTGAAAGGCTGAATGAAATAAAAGATTCCAACTACTTTATCATTGAAGCGGAGAGCAAAAGGATCGGGCGTGCAGCCCAGCCGGTAGAAATGCTCGAGAAAAAGGTGAATGGAATCCATTACCTGGTGAAAAGCTCAATATCTAGAAGAGTCGAGCGGATATACATTGAATATGTACAACCTTTTATGGGAGAAGCCTGGTTTGAAGAGGCAGTCAGGGAGAAGGTATCAAAACTTATAAAACGAATCAATCATGAAGTTTCACCATCCCTTGCGATTGCCCTTGAAGAAAAAAATTATAAAGAATTAATCGAGATATTACTTGTCCATTATTATGACCCTCGATATAACCACGCACTTCTAGACTATGAGGGACCTTTTAATGAAATTGATGCAGACGACTCCGACGTCATCAAAAATATTGAAAAAGAAATCCAAAACACTTTTTCTGACTCAACAGCGGTTTAA
- a CDS encoding class I SAM-dependent methyltransferase, translated as MMDSMAKQFEKPRGILGKLAGTIMYFENRKINRWSIQKLQVHKNDRILEIGFGPGYGIKTLMSTYRGIEVDGIDISSKMKNEATKRNKEWVEQGKVHLTIGDVADFQPDYSYNKIISVNNYPLWDKPLTSLNHLLRLLKPGGRIVLTVQPREEGSTAQTAKQLGEMMKKDLLSTGFKNPEVSYLQVRPVLTVCVTAEKE; from the coding sequence ATGATGGATTCAATGGCAAAGCAGTTCGAGAAGCCAAGAGGGATACTTGGTAAGCTTGCAGGAACGATCATGTATTTTGAGAATCGGAAAATTAATAGATGGAGCATACAAAAGCTTCAAGTCCATAAAAATGACCGTATTTTAGAAATTGGGTTCGGTCCCGGATATGGCATTAAGACTTTGATGTCAACTTACCGCGGAATAGAGGTAGATGGAATAGACATTTCCTCCAAAATGAAGAACGAGGCGACAAAGAGAAATAAAGAATGGGTTGAACAAGGGAAAGTACATTTGACTATAGGCGATGTTGCCGACTTTCAACCAGATTATTCATACAATAAAATCATTTCCGTAAATAATTATCCACTCTGGGACAAACCACTGACTTCCTTAAATCACCTGCTCCGATTGTTGAAGCCAGGAGGAAGAATAGTCCTTACTGTCCAGCCGCGCGAAGAAGGATCGACGGCTCAAACAGCAAAACAACTGGGAGAAATGATGAAAAAAGATTTGCTTAGTACCGGATTCAAAAACCCAGAGGTATCTTATCTGCAGGTAAGACCAGTTTTGACTGTATGTGTCACCGCCGAAAAGGAATAG
- the trpA gene encoding tryptophan synthase subunit alpha, with amino-acid sequence MDSIKKALTEKGKKAFVPYIMAGDGGLESLKEKLLFLQECGADAIEIGIPFSDPVADGPTIQKAGIRALSNGTTLRKVLENIQSFKTEISIPLILMTYLNPLVAYGIEKFAKDAANAGTSGCIIPDLPLEEEDFILPALEQHGISLIRLVTLTTPVERIKEIGSRATGFIYAVTVTGITGARNNFSGELATFLNSVKSVSPVPVLAGFGVSNAEQVREVCEHCDGVIVGSKIIDLFEKGDLAGIKQLVRTAEEVSLT; translated from the coding sequence ATGGATAGTATTAAAAAAGCTCTGACTGAAAAAGGAAAGAAGGCTTTTGTTCCATATATAATGGCTGGAGATGGTGGGCTCGAAAGCCTTAAAGAGAAGTTGCTGTTTTTACAAGAGTGTGGTGCCGATGCCATAGAAATTGGTATCCCCTTTTCTGATCCTGTTGCGGATGGACCTACAATACAGAAAGCTGGTATCCGGGCGCTTAGCAATGGAACGACGTTGAGAAAGGTACTGGAGAATATTCAAAGCTTCAAAACTGAAATCTCGATCCCTCTTATTCTGATGACCTATTTGAATCCCCTTGTAGCCTATGGGATTGAAAAGTTTGCTAAGGATGCTGCTAACGCTGGAACATCAGGCTGCATCATCCCCGACCTTCCGCTTGAGGAGGAAGATTTCATTCTCCCAGCGCTTGAGCAGCATGGAATCTCTTTAATCAGGCTGGTGACACTTACAACACCAGTTGAGAGAATAAAAGAAATTGGCTCCAGGGCAACAGGGTTCATTTATGCAGTAACCGTAACCGGTATCACAGGTGCAAGAAACAATTTCAGCGGGGAGCTGGCCACTTTCCTGAACTCTGTAAAAAGTGTCAGCCCTGTCCCGGTGTTAGCAGGGTTTGGAGTTTCAAACGCTGAACAAGTCAGAGAAGTGTGCGAGCATTGTGATGGCGTGATAGTTGGAAGTAAAATTATTGATTTATTTGAAAAAGGGGATTTGGCTGGAATTAAACAGCTCGTGCGTACTGCTGAAGAGGTTAGTTTGACCTAG
- the trpB gene encoding tryptophan synthase subunit beta yields the protein MSASTYNLPDKKGHFGNYGGRFVPETLMHAVLELEKEYNRALADEEFNSKLEILMKDYVGRETPLYLAGNLSEHAGGAKIYLKREDLNHTGAHKINNTVGQALLAVRMGKRKIVAETGAGQHGVATATVCALLNLECVIFMGKEDIRRQQLNVFRMELLGAKVISVNAGSGTLKDAVNEALRYWVTNVRDTHYILGSVMGPHPFPKMVRDFQSVIGKETKQQFFEKEGKLPDALVACIGGGSNSIGLFYPFIEDKSVSIYGVEAAGLGLATDKHAASLSKGKPGVLHGAMMYLLQDDDGQIQEAHSISAGLDYPGIGPEHSYLHDINRIKYESVTDDEALHAFQLLSKLEGIIPALESAHAIAYAVKLAARMSKVESIVVCLSGRGDKDVQTIKDRIGGLE from the coding sequence ATGAGTGCAAGTACTTATAATTTACCGGATAAAAAGGGGCATTTTGGAAATTACGGAGGCAGGTTTGTACCCGAAACACTTATGCATGCTGTTCTTGAATTGGAGAAGGAATACAACAGAGCGCTGGCGGACGAGGAGTTTAATAGCAAACTGGAAATATTAATGAAGGATTACGTCGGGAGAGAAACGCCATTATACCTGGCTGGCAATCTCTCGGAGCATGCTGGTGGAGCGAAAATATATCTAAAGCGCGAGGACCTCAACCATACAGGAGCTCATAAAATCAACAATACTGTTGGGCAGGCCCTGCTTGCAGTAAGAATGGGGAAGCGGAAGATCGTTGCTGAAACAGGGGCTGGGCAGCACGGAGTTGCAACAGCAACAGTCTGTGCCTTGTTGAATCTGGAATGTGTCATCTTCATGGGTAAAGAGGATATCAGACGTCAGCAATTAAATGTTTTCAGAATGGAACTTCTTGGAGCTAAAGTAATAAGTGTGAATGCTGGCAGCGGTACATTGAAGGATGCGGTCAATGAAGCTCTTCGCTACTGGGTTACAAACGTCCGCGATACTCACTATATCCTTGGATCTGTAATGGGCCCTCACCCATTCCCAAAAATGGTTCGTGACTTTCAAAGTGTCATCGGTAAAGAAACAAAACAGCAATTTTTCGAAAAGGAAGGGAAGCTTCCTGATGCACTTGTTGCATGTATTGGAGGGGGCAGCAATTCAATTGGCTTATTTTATCCGTTCATTGAGGATAAAAGTGTATCTATTTATGGTGTGGAAGCTGCAGGTCTCGGCCTGGCAACTGACAAGCATGCTGCATCACTATCTAAAGGGAAACCGGGTGTCCTTCACGGTGCGATGATGTACCTTCTTCAGGATGATGACGGTCAAATTCAGGAGGCGCATTCGATATCTGCTGGCCTGGACTATCCTGGCATTGGACCTGAACACAGCTACCTGCATGATATTAATAGAATCAAATATGAATCCGTAACGGATGATGAAGCACTTCATGCATTTCAACTGCTTTCAAAATTAGAGGGAATCATACCTGCATTGGAAAGCGCTCATGCCATTGCGTACGCAGTGAAGCTAGCCGCTCGGATGAGCAAAGTTGAGAGTATCGTTGTCTGCTTATCTGGCCGTGGTGATAAGGATGTACAGACAATAAAAGACAGGATTGGGGGACTGGAATAA
- a CDS encoding phosphoribosylanthranilate isomerase, producing the protein MKVKICGIKTVEAASHAVEYGADALGFVFAESKRQITVFQAKKIIDELPEHVWKVGVFVNEDALIVKEIARTAGLTHIQLHGDENPSEYETIGLPLIRSQSVRSQEDLMKVETIKADYILLDSPPGKYRGGNGSSFDWEQAKLFGHLKSNIILAGGLNPKNVRQAIAKVKPIMVDVSSGVESNGEKDLLKIKEFIYNAKKSGEEK; encoded by the coding sequence ATGAAGGTTAAGATTTGCGGAATTAAAACAGTGGAAGCAGCGAGTCATGCTGTGGAATACGGTGCAGATGCTCTTGGATTTGTCTTTGCAGAGAGCAAAAGGCAAATAACAGTTTTTCAGGCAAAAAAGATTATTGATGAGTTACCGGAACACGTCTGGAAGGTAGGAGTCTTCGTAAACGAAGATGCTCTAATAGTAAAAGAAATCGCCAGAACGGCTGGCCTGACACATATACAGCTTCATGGTGACGAAAATCCAAGTGAATATGAAACGATCGGCCTCCCGCTAATTAGGTCTCAATCCGTAAGGTCGCAGGAGGATCTAATGAAAGTTGAAACAATAAAAGCTGACTATATCCTCCTTGACAGTCCGCCAGGGAAATACCGCGGAGGGAATGGTTCGAGCTTTGATTGGGAACAGGCAAAGCTATTTGGCCATTTAAAATCAAATATCATTTTAGCGGGCGGCCTGAATCCTAAAAATGTCAGACAGGCGATAGCAAAGGTTAAGCCCATCATGGTTGATGTAAGCAGCGGAGTCGAAAGCAATGGTGAAAAGGATTTACTAAAAATAAAAGAATTTATCTATAACGCAAAAAAGTCGGGGGAGGAAAAGTAG
- the trpC gene encoding indole-3-glycerol phosphate synthase TrpC, with protein sequence MGTILDSIIERKKTEVEVLKKATEVFPDFPYKTRSLIKALRGAEDIAIISEFKRASPSKGDINIDLDPGQQAILYAESGATAISVLTDQKGFKGSFDDLRKVREVVDLPILCKDFIVDEIQIDRARSAGADVILLIASVLSVGKLAELHTYASSIGLECLVEIHDQTDLEKALEINAALIGINNRNLKTFEVNMENTEKLGPHVKKAGALLISESGMKTREDIARASAAGASGVLIGETFMTSSDIKNTFTQFTVPIVRDLHEG encoded by the coding sequence ATGGGTACAATACTCGACTCAATTATTGAAAGAAAAAAAACAGAAGTAGAAGTATTAAAGAAGGCGACAGAGGTTTTTCCAGATTTCCCTTATAAAACCCGTTCGTTAATCAAAGCGTTAAGGGGAGCAGAAGATATTGCAATCATTTCGGAGTTCAAAAGAGCCTCCCCTTCAAAAGGAGACATCAACATTGACTTGGATCCTGGACAGCAAGCAATTCTCTATGCCGAGTCGGGAGCAACAGCTATATCAGTATTAACAGATCAAAAGGGATTCAAAGGTTCCTTTGATGATCTGAGAAAAGTAAGAGAGGTAGTAGACCTGCCGATTCTGTGCAAGGATTTTATCGTAGATGAAATACAAATAGACAGGGCACGTTCTGCCGGGGCAGATGTGATTTTGTTGATTGCTTCAGTTCTGTCTGTGGGAAAATTGGCGGAACTGCACACTTATGCATCATCTATAGGGCTCGAATGCCTCGTTGAAATCCATGATCAGACAGATCTTGAGAAGGCGTTAGAAATAAACGCTGCTTTAATCGGAATCAACAATCGTAATTTGAAAACATTCGAGGTCAATATGGAAAATACCGAAAAGCTTGGTCCGCATGTTAAAAAGGCAGGTGCCTTGCTAATCAGCGAAAGCGGAATGAAAACAAGGGAAGACATTGCCCGGGCATCAGCTGCAGGAGCAAGTGGAGTATTGATTGGTGAGACTTTTATGACTTCATCAGATATTAAAAATACATTCACTCAGTTCACTGTTCCTATCGTGAGGGATCTACATGAAGGTTAA